From the genome of Vibrio navarrensis, one region includes:
- a CDS encoding PAS domain-containing protein: MLNLPAEFEQFHWMVDMVQNVDMGLIVLDTEYNVQVWNGFMTHHSGKQAHDAIGKSIFELFPEIPQEWFRLKTKPVYNLGCRSFITWRQRPYLFRCRNVRPVTQQADFMYQNVTLNPMRTPTGQVKSLFLSIQDATAEAIMAQQQNS; encoded by the coding sequence ATGCTTAATCTTCCTGCAGAGTTTGAACAATTCCACTGGATGGTGGACATGGTACAAAATGTCGATATGGGCTTGATTGTGTTGGATACCGAGTACAATGTGCAGGTATGGAACGGTTTTATGACCCACCACAGTGGCAAGCAAGCGCACGACGCGATTGGTAAATCGATTTTTGAGCTGTTTCCTGAGATCCCACAAGAGTGGTTTAGGCTGAAAACGAAGCCCGTGTATAACTTAGGCTGTCGCAGTTTTATCACTTGGCGTCAGCGCCCTTATCTGTTCCGTTGCCGCAACGTGCGCCCTGTTACCCAGCAGGCCGACTTCATGTATCAGAACGTGACGCTCAATCCAATGCGCACCCCTACGGGGCAAGTGAAATCGCTCTTTCTATCAATTCAGGATGCGACTGCCGAGGCGATCATGGCCCAGCAGCAGAACTCATAG
- a CDS encoding response regulator, giving the protein MSFPVLICDDSALARKQMARSLPASLNADITFAVHGLSALEELGKQKFKFMFLDLTMPELDGFETLEAMRSRGDDTPVIVVSGDIQPKAKERVFALGAKAFIQKPIAPDELKATLRELVEPASVPQVITPKTLELPILRRRDIYMEVANVSIGCAADALARHFDVFVHLPLPNVNIFELSELHMALRDLAESANVSGVCQGFSGEGIAGEALVLLSDSSVADLKKLIKVPADSEELEELELLMDVSNILVGSFLNGLGQQAEVCFFQSSPVLLGQHISIDSVIESTAGSFTKTMTFEVSYTIEGTSIRCDLLFMFVDESLPLLDNKLAYLMEDF; this is encoded by the coding sequence ATGTCTTTTCCTGTTCTCATCTGTGATGATTCAGCGCTTGCAAGAAAGCAGATGGCACGCTCCCTGCCTGCTTCACTCAATGCCGACATAACCTTTGCAGTGCATGGACTCAGTGCGCTAGAGGAGTTGGGCAAGCAAAAATTTAAATTTATGTTCCTCGATCTCACCATGCCAGAGCTCGATGGATTTGAAACGCTTGAAGCCATGCGCAGCCGAGGTGATGACACCCCGGTGATTGTTGTTTCCGGTGATATCCAGCCCAAAGCGAAAGAGAGGGTGTTTGCCCTTGGGGCGAAAGCGTTTATTCAAAAGCCAATTGCGCCAGACGAGCTTAAAGCGACGCTGAGAGAGTTGGTTGAACCTGCCTCAGTGCCGCAAGTGATCACGCCGAAAACGCTAGAACTGCCCATTCTGCGTCGAAGAGATATCTACATGGAAGTAGCAAACGTTTCGATTGGTTGTGCGGCTGATGCACTGGCGCGACATTTTGACGTGTTTGTCCATTTGCCGCTACCCAATGTGAATATTTTTGAGCTCAGTGAACTGCACATGGCGCTGCGAGATTTGGCAGAAAGCGCTAACGTTTCGGGCGTGTGCCAAGGGTTTAGCGGTGAAGGGATTGCGGGCGAAGCGCTGGTTCTGCTTAGTGATTCCAGTGTGGCTGACTTGAAAAAACTGATAAAGGTGCCCGCCGACAGTGAAGAGCTTGAGGAGTTGGAGCTTCTGATGGATGTCTCCAATATTCTGGTTGGCTCTTTTCTCAACGGCCTTGGCCAGCAGGCGGAAGTGTGTTTCTTTCAAAGCTCTCCTGTGCTGTTGGGGCAACATATTTCGATCGATTCCGTTATCGAAAGTACCGCAGGTTCTTTTACCAAAACCATGACTTTTGAGGTGAGTTACACCATCGAAGGCACAAGCATACGTTGCGATCTGCTGTTTATGTTCGTTGATGAGTCTTTACCGCTTCTAGACAATAAACTCGCTTACCTGATGGAGGACTTTTAA
- a CDS encoding bifunctional ADP-dependent NAD(P)H-hydrate dehydratase/NAD(P)H-hydrate epimerase has translation MSSQNTQYLYQARQVREGEVVVAKAQGVSLYQLMERAGAAAFALLIEQYPSLRELCVVCGKGNNGGDGYVVARLAQEHGMVVHLVQVGEPERLQGDAREAMLTWQRGGGTIMSEKALPLLLNQCDVVVDALLGTGLSGSVRSELVTLIDMLNHSGKPLLSIDIPSGLCADSGQMLGAAVHAAHTITFIGIKQGLMTGQARACRGKLHFAGLEVAEHFARQVKTHIEAIDKNSLADWLPKRLPVAHKGDHGKLLLMGGNRSMAGAIRLAASAAARSGAGLLVALTHPESALPLQVSCPEVMTAAWMQNSAELEKRIGWADVLIAGPGLGLDEWAKSLWLSIKAFHGPCVLDADGLNWLARHPDHNDLRVITPHPGEAARLLGCSVAEIEADRFAAVQVLQAQYGGVAVLKGAGTLICDGNKTYVCDAGNPGMLDVLAGVIGALLAQKLPLLSAARLGVLLHSCAADLCAQRHGEIGLLASDLPDEIRRLLNGKA, from the coding sequence ATGTCATCACAAAACACTCAATACCTTTATCAAGCTCGTCAAGTGAGAGAGGGAGAAGTTGTGGTCGCCAAAGCGCAGGGCGTCAGCTTATATCAGTTGATGGAACGCGCGGGAGCGGCGGCCTTTGCCCTGCTTATAGAGCAATACCCATCACTGCGTGAGCTATGCGTGGTGTGCGGCAAAGGCAACAACGGTGGCGACGGCTATGTGGTGGCTCGTTTGGCGCAAGAGCACGGAATGGTGGTGCATTTAGTGCAAGTTGGCGAGCCGGAACGATTGCAAGGAGACGCGCGTGAGGCGATGCTGACGTGGCAGCGCGGCGGCGGGACCATCATGAGTGAAAAAGCGTTACCACTTTTGTTGAATCAATGTGATGTGGTGGTGGATGCGCTGCTTGGTACGGGGTTAAGTGGCTCGGTTCGCAGTGAGCTGGTGACGCTGATCGACATGCTCAATCACAGTGGTAAACCTTTGTTGTCCATTGATATTCCGTCGGGTTTGTGTGCCGATAGCGGGCAAATGCTTGGCGCAGCGGTGCACGCAGCACACACCATCACATTTATTGGTATCAAACAAGGCCTCATGACTGGGCAAGCGAGAGCATGCCGCGGCAAGCTCCATTTTGCTGGATTAGAGGTCGCTGAGCACTTTGCTCGGCAGGTGAAGACGCACATTGAGGCGATAGACAAAAACAGCTTGGCTGATTGGCTGCCAAAACGCTTGCCCGTCGCGCACAAAGGCGATCATGGCAAACTGCTTTTGATGGGCGGAAATCGCAGCATGGCGGGGGCAATTCGCCTTGCCGCCAGTGCGGCGGCAAGAAGCGGCGCTGGTTTGTTGGTGGCGTTGACGCACCCTGAATCCGCTTTGCCGCTGCAAGTGAGCTGTCCTGAAGTCATGACCGCCGCTTGGATGCAAAACTCGGCGGAGTTGGAAAAGCGCATCGGTTGGGCTGATGTGTTGATCGCAGGGCCTGGATTGGGGTTGGATGAGTGGGCGAAGAGTCTTTGGTTGTCGATAAAGGCGTTCCATGGACCATGTGTACTGGATGCAGACGGGCTCAACTGGCTGGCAAGGCATCCGGATCACAACGATCTGCGCGTCATTACCCCCCATCCCGGCGAAGCGGCACGTTTACTTGGTTGCAGTGTAGCGGAAATCGAGGCGGATCGTTTTGCTGCTGTTCAAGTGCTGCAAGCGCAATATGGCGGCGTAGCGGTGTTGAAAGGGGCGGGAACTCTGATTTGTGATGGCAATAAAACCTACGTGTGTGATGCGGGCAATCCCGGCATGCTAGATGTGCTAGCTGGAGTGATTGGCGCACTGCTGGCGCAGAAATTACCACTGTTGTCGGCGGCTAGGCTTGGGGTGTTGCTGCATAGCTGCGCCGCCGATCTTTGCGCGCAGCGCCACGGTGAAATAGGGCTGCTCGCTTCGGATTTGCCGGATGAAATTCGTCGCTTACTGAATGGAAAAGCCTGA
- a CDS encoding membrane protein, translating to MEVGLFWAEKGFLLVGILFVLTGIIQYGNRSQDWRGVVTMFYKRIPMSVSEYKWYRLGIGLCLFAVVMRIGLMVIFPVYTL from the coding sequence ATGGAAGTGGGTTTATTCTGGGCCGAAAAAGGCTTTTTGCTGGTGGGCATACTGTTTGTTCTGACTGGTATCATCCAATATGGCAATCGCAGCCAAGATTGGCGAGGCGTAGTGACCATGTTTTACAAACGCATTCCGATGTCGGTGAGTGAATATAAATGGTACCGTCTTGGCATTGGTTTGTGTCTGTTTGCGGTGGTGATGCGCATTGGTTTAATGGTCATCTTTCCCGTTTACACGCTCTAA
- the narQ gene encoding nitrate/nitrite two-component system sensor histidine kinase NarQ: MKKQVKKSVTRTIAKAMGLILLLSVVTTGFAIVTLASSLNDAEAVNVAGSMRMQSYRLAHDIQTNAADYASHIFLFERSIYSPSMKALQNWTVPQDITDDYYRLIMRWHELKSVLQSEERERYLLLVAGFVGQIDAFVFKLQHFSEQKLIKLAWVGGMGLGGILLVSVFVVHFVRREVVHPLNALVVASKQIQSRSFDVVLNVSSDNEMGILTRTFNTMAAELGKLYHGLEKAVNEKTHRLQHANQSLQVLYQSSQELTASRISQENFHAILRHFVSIEGIVAAKLEIVEVGERSLVLQEGKVCSNRCNKKALTLDGQHLGYLHWCAGLPCPDQALIDNFVQILSRAVYYNHAQRQAEQLLLMEERATIARELHDSLAQSLSYLKIQVSLLKRCISKISVDAQVEKTNLVIAELDTGLSAAYTQLRELLTTFRLAIKEGTFGQALQQMIEQLGEQTEAELTLDNELLSVELDAHQQVHLLQLIREATLNAIKHAHASTIHIECKEANNWVTVSVVDDGAGFDPNNSKLHHYGMSIMQERAARLNGDLTVSAAVGQGCKVVLKYQRMKEEKA; encoded by the coding sequence TTGAAAAAACAAGTGAAGAAGTCAGTCACTAGAACGATTGCCAAGGCGATGGGGTTGATTTTGCTGCTGTCTGTCGTCACCACGGGCTTTGCTATCGTGACCTTAGCGTCGAGCCTCAATGACGCCGAAGCGGTCAACGTCGCGGGCTCGATGCGTATGCAAAGTTACCGATTGGCACATGACATCCAAACGAATGCGGCCGACTACGCCTCGCACATCTTTCTGTTTGAACGCTCCATCTATTCCCCGTCAATGAAAGCCTTGCAGAACTGGACCGTCCCTCAAGACATCACCGACGATTATTACCGCTTGATCATGCGCTGGCATGAGTTGAAATCTGTGCTGCAAAGCGAGGAGCGCGAACGCTATTTGCTATTGGTGGCTGGGTTTGTCGGGCAAATCGACGCGTTTGTTTTTAAGTTGCAGCATTTTTCTGAACAAAAGCTGATCAAACTGGCGTGGGTTGGGGGTATGGGGCTTGGCGGAATCTTGCTGGTAAGCGTATTTGTGGTCCATTTTGTGCGCCGTGAAGTGGTTCATCCGCTCAATGCACTGGTGGTGGCGAGCAAGCAGATTCAATCTCGTTCCTTCGATGTGGTTTTGAACGTCTCCAGTGATAACGAAATGGGCATTTTAACCCGCACTTTTAACACCATGGCGGCGGAGCTCGGTAAGCTCTATCACGGTTTGGAAAAGGCGGTAAATGAGAAAACACACCGTTTGCAACATGCCAATCAATCGTTGCAGGTGTTGTACCAATCCTCACAAGAACTGACGGCATCCCGTATCAGTCAGGAAAATTTTCACGCCATTTTGCGACATTTTGTCAGCATCGAAGGCATTGTCGCCGCTAAACTCGAAATTGTTGAGGTGGGCGAACGTAGCCTTGTGTTACAAGAAGGCAAAGTGTGTTCCAACCGCTGCAATAAAAAAGCGCTCACCTTGGATGGCCAGCATCTTGGCTATTTGCACTGGTGTGCGGGGCTTCCTTGTCCGGACCAAGCGCTGATCGACAACTTTGTGCAGATCCTCTCGCGGGCGGTTTATTACAATCATGCCCAGCGACAGGCAGAGCAACTGCTGTTGATGGAAGAGCGTGCCACTATCGCACGGGAACTGCATGATTCATTGGCACAATCGCTCTCTTATCTGAAGATTCAGGTTTCGTTGCTGAAGCGCTGCATCAGTAAGATCAGCGTGGATGCACAGGTTGAGAAAACCAATTTGGTTATCGCCGAGCTGGACACCGGGTTAAGTGCCGCTTATACCCAACTGCGTGAGTTGCTCACCACCTTTCGCCTTGCGATTAAAGAGGGAACCTTTGGTCAGGCGCTGCAGCAAATGATCGAACAGTTAGGCGAACAGACGGAGGCTGAACTCACTTTAGACAATGAACTGCTCTCGGTTGAGTTGGATGCGCATCAGCAAGTGCATTTGTTGCAACTCATTCGGGAGGCGACGCTTAATGCCATAAAGCATGCCCACGCGAGCACGATTCATATTGAGTGTAAAGAAGCGAACAATTGGGTTACGGTGTCGGTTGTCGATGATGGGGCTGGATTTGATCCCAACAACAGCAAGCTCCACCATTACGGCATGTCGATTATGCAAGAGCGTGCAGCACGACTTAATGGGGATTTGACCGTGAGCGCAGCAGTGGGGCAAGGTTGTAAGGTAGTATTGAAGTATCAGAGAATGAAGGAAGAAAAAGCGTGA
- a CDS encoding response regulator: MTVCKVMLVDDHPLMRRGISQLLSFEDEFAVIAEVGTGADAVAKAHETELDLILLDLNMKGMSGLDTLKALRADGCEARIVILTVSDSPADIEAIVKAGADGYLLKDTEPDELVELLKQARLGDKAYSQAVARYLQARHDNHDAFDDLTDRETQILQEVAQGFRNKQIADRLFISESTVKVHMKSLLKKLNVPSRTAATILYLERYGEVR; this comes from the coding sequence GTGACAGTGTGCAAAGTAATGTTGGTCGATGACCACCCATTGATGCGTCGTGGCATCAGTCAGTTGCTGAGTTTCGAAGATGAATTTGCCGTAATTGCCGAAGTTGGAACTGGAGCCGACGCAGTTGCCAAAGCGCACGAAACCGAGCTGGACTTAATTCTGCTTGATCTCAATATGAAAGGCATGTCGGGTTTAGATACCTTGAAAGCTCTGCGCGCTGATGGCTGTGAAGCGAGGATCGTTATTCTCACCGTTTCCGACAGCCCGGCCGATATTGAAGCGATTGTGAAAGCGGGCGCTGACGGTTATCTGTTGAAAGACACCGAACCGGATGAGTTAGTCGAACTGCTTAAACAGGCTCGACTAGGCGATAAAGCGTATAGTCAGGCGGTGGCTCGCTATTTACAGGCTCGTCACGATAACCACGATGCGTTTGACGATCTCACCGACCGAGAGACGCAAATTTTGCAAGAAGTAGCGCAAGGGTTTCGCAATAAGCAGATCGCCGATCGTCTCTTTATTTCTGAATCGACCGTCAAAGTACATATGAAAAGTTTGCTGAAAAAACTCAATGTGCCTTCTCGAACCGCCGCGACTATTCTCTATCTAGAGCGCTACGGCGAGGTGAGATAA
- a CDS encoding outer membrane protein, which translates to MKKMTLVTLALLATLPTAMAHAKGQRGALYTNVGATMVTNNSNDELAYFIQAGYNHQLTDFLSADLSYKKVETLNKSVSATSNDFAQTYNSYGLGLRVDQHLGILSVYGKAGASYIESELTTWDATNSVEKVDKDSSVKPYASAGVSLASPFDQRLTLDAAVTYQMLPNDEHATSISAGVNFSF; encoded by the coding sequence ATGAAAAAGATGACTCTTGTAACGCTGGCATTGCTGGCTACCCTACCGACAGCGATGGCGCACGCCAAAGGACAACGAGGTGCTCTGTATACCAATGTCGGAGCGACCATGGTCACTAACAACTCTAATGATGAGCTCGCCTACTTTATTCAGGCGGGTTATAACCACCAACTAACCGACTTTCTCTCGGCCGATTTGAGCTACAAAAAAGTTGAAACCTTGAACAAAAGTGTCTCGGCGACTTCTAACGATTTCGCGCAAACATACAACTCTTACGGCCTCGGCCTGCGCGTTGACCAACACCTCGGCATTTTGAGCGTGTATGGTAAAGCGGGGGCGAGCTACATTGAGTCCGAACTGACGACGTGGGATGCAACCAATTCGGTGGAGAAAGTGGATAAAGACAGTAGCGTCAAGCCTTATGCCAGCGCCGGGGTCAGCTTAGCATCGCCGTTTGACCAGCGCTTAACGCTGGATGCGGCGGTCACATACCAAATGCTACCAAACGATGAGCATGCGACCTCGATCAGTGCGGGCGTTAACTTCTCGTTCTAA